In Coregonus clupeaformis isolate EN_2021a chromosome 5, ASM2061545v1, whole genome shotgun sequence, the sequence tcaaccccatagaacacctttgggatgaattggaacgccgactgcgagccaggcctaatcgcccaacatcagtgctcgacctcactaatgctcttgtggctgaatggaagcaagtccccgcagcaatgttccaacatctagtggaaagccttcccagaagagtggaggctgttctagcagcaaagggggaccaactccatattaatgcccatgattttggaatgagatgttcgacgagcaggtgtccacatacttttggtcatgtggtgtagtgagcaccatgggagttgtagttttagcTGCTCTCTGACTTTGTCCTCCCGTCCCTTGTTCCTCTCAGGTGTGTCTGACAGGCTGCTCGAGGGATCTGATGGTGCGCGTGGACCAACTCTGTGCCCAGCACAACATCAAGGTCTTCTGTGGTGACGTCTTTGGTTACCACGGATACATGTTCTCCGACCTTGGCCAGGAGCACAACTATGTTGAGTAAGTGTCGCgtgagtgttgtgtgtgtgtgattgtcgtGTGTCTGTTTAATTTACTTGTCTTGATTAATCATCAGTTATACTTATGCTCATCTGTCCCTTGTTTTGATGCCCCCATCCAGGGAGAAGCCCAAAGTAGTCAAGCCCAAAACAGAGAAGTCCAATGATGGACCTGAGGCCAAGAAACCAAAGGTTGACCCCAATGAGACCACCATGATCAAAAAGGTGAGCGTAGTATAATAATAGCTCAATTATTGTTTTATCAATGTAATGAATGTTATCCTCCTCCACATCTAATGATGTCATGTTCCTTTCCCTTTGGCATCTCTCTATCCCTACTGAACAGACGGCCAGCTtctgctccttgaaagtggctcTGGAAGTGGATTGGACAAATGAGAAGGCCAAGAGCAGCCTGAAGCGCACCCCCGTGGACTACTTCCTGCTACACGGTACCTGCACCTTACAATTCCACAAAGCCATTGGATATAAATATCTATttgataaaagagagagagaaccgtAACTGGCTGCCATCACGTCTTTTTTCTTTTGCCGTACGAAACAGTGACGCTATAGATTGATGCCCTCTACACATGTGAGCGTCTGCAGCTCCATTGATATCGCCCACCACCATTCCTCCCTTCCTGTTTTGGTTGTTGTAGCATTGCACCCTGTTCCTTCTAGTCTGATTTGGTCCCTTTAATAGCCTTCACCTGGTTTCATAGACCCTCTTAACATGGCTCTGTTTCCATCACAGGCTCTCCATGGCCAGTCGTGTGTGACTTTAGAACAGAGAAACAAACAGCTagccaccacccacccacccacgacACTACACGACACCCGCAAGGCTGCCTACTCTCTCCGGCCcctgttgttggctaatattAATGTAACAGCCGGAACGAAAGAAGctgttattttgtttgttttttgtcgtTTTCAGAGGTGTTTTACAGCATTTGGGTTTCTATAGTTAGGTCTAGACATAGTGGGATCTCTCGACTGAGCTGCTCTTGAGGAAGTGGTGCTTCCTCTGTTACAGGCTGTGTTACAGCTCCTCTGTGTCCCAGGGGTGGGGGGTTAGTGTAACCGTAACCCCTCCGGAGGAATGGAAGGCAGCACAGGCGTGGGGGCACAGGACTGTTTTCCCTCAACTTTGATTTAGTTAAtgtaatttgaatgtgttgtttttggTTAATCCCTGTTTGAATCTGATCAAGAATGTTCCAGACTGCTCTTTTAAGACAATGTTTACTGGTCTACTTTGCACAGATGTCTTTGTACACTTGCATATTGTGTTAGTCTGTGCCAGGTTTTGAGATAATTCTATGAAATTCAGTGGTTGAGAGAATATTTAGTTGATGGTGATGATTCATGTGATGATGGTGATTGATGTTGGGTTTtatatgcgtgcgtgtgtgcgaggTGTCAGTCTAGTGGAAATAGCCGTGGGCGGACTGGGCTCCGTGATGTGATTGATGGATAGCTAAAGAGAGGAAGTTATGACACCTGTTTTAACACTGAGGGGGCGAGGAGAGCTGCCAGGCTTAAAGGGGGGTTTAGAACCTAAAACGTCTCAGTGTGAACGGTTGTCCGTCTCTCTCCTTTATTATTTGCCTTTTAGTAATATTCAGACTCCAAACCACATCCTCCTCATATTGACACATCTGCCCACGGTCTCACACCTAGTACTAGTGGTGCGTGCTGACAAGACAAGGACAAAAGTCATAGACGTCTGATCACGGCCTTGTCAAACTGATCAAAAACTGCTGTTCATTCAAAGCCATTATCAGATGAAGAGGTTCGTTGGCGCGACACTCTTGATTGCCACTGCCAGTCGTCTGTGGTACAACACAGATAAAGATCTGATTGCACACCGTCTCCACGGGATGATCAGTATGTAattggaagtgtgtgtgtttgtgtgtgtaaattTTTTCTGTGAGTGGAAGTGAAGCTAGCCAACCAGTGTCATTCCAGCAACTGATAGAATCACAACCCCACCAACAATTCCTTAGTAACATATTCTGTGTTGTATGGAAAACGTAGCTCTGTATATGTAGCAACGTAACACATCAAATCAGAGCTTCATCTGTGTGTCTTCTGTGGTTTCCCGCACTTCTCCACCACTCGTTCTAttgttcactctctctctgtgttcctcgcTTCTCTCCCACAGTATTGCTGAAGTTCCGTACAGACAAAGGTCGCGACCCCCACCCAGAAAGCTTTGAAGCAGACGCCACGCTCCTGAGACAGATCCGTGATGATGTCCTGGAGGCCATGGGGCTGAGTAGCGAGCTGCTGCCTCACGACTTCGTCAGGTGACTGGCTCAATTCAACCCAGATTTCACCACATGGTGCATCACTTGACAGCCGTTCAGATGTTAAGTTGGACTCTTTGTAGGGGTGTTGCATCTGCCAGTGATGGTAGTTCTTAGATGTATCAAAGATAATCTGTGACTGGCTGCTCCATTCTGAGCTATTTCAGTTTTTCAGAGTTAAGACAATTGTTAATTCATCCTTATGAACTCAAGAGTTTGTGTATTTCTGTTTGACAGTCATGTTGTTTTGTGTTGTCATCAGCTACTGCTTCTCTGAGATGGCCCCTGTGTGTGCTGTGGTGGGAGGCGTGCTGGGACAGGAGGTTGTCAAGGTTTGTTGTCAAGTTTATGTATTAGTTTTTAGTTTATTGACTTTTCATTAGTTGCTGTAACTTTAAATC encodes:
- the sae1 gene encoding SUMO-activating enzyme subunit 1, with protein sequence MIDMIEKEESIISEEEAAQYDRQIRLWGLEAQKRLRGSRVLLVGLRGLGAEVAKNLILAGVKGLTLLDHEQVTEESCRAQFLIPVTAQGQNRAQASLERAQYLNPMVEVKADTDRVETKPDEFFLQFEAVCLTGCSRDLMVRVDQLCAQHNIKVFCGDVFGYHGYMFSDLGQEHNYVEEKPKVVKPKTEKSNDGPEAKKPKVDPNETTMIKKTASFCSLKVALEVDWTNEKAKSSLKRTPVDYFLLHVLLKFRTDKGRDPHPESFEADATLLRQIRDDVLEAMGLSSELLPHDFVSYCFSEMAPVCAVVGGVLGQEVVKALSQRDAPHKNFFFFDGMKGSGVVDYFGPK